From Actinoplanes oblitus, a single genomic window includes:
- a CDS encoding TauD/TfdA family dioxygenase — protein MLSAEVQSYRLSPAESDELNHLGIEVSRLLTDRRPEIRGYVAKLPDDFAQALQDFAASPHSGGVLLIRGVGVGAVPDTPTTYSSMVLGEHVTSGVLALVADALGSLVGYQDEKSGALVHEVHPVPGEEHKLENSGSITALGFHTENAHHPLRPDFLALLCLRADHLGKAATRVASIQDAVTVLDPAVLELLRSPIFYSRYPTSFTRGRTGAVRSGPHPVIFGPEDRPWMRFDSDNTEADLPAGVEALARLGGALAEVTVDVPMTPGDLVILDNYVVAHGRTSFVPRYDGRDRWLRRVYSLRSVPRWAPAVMTEPRVLPALTTLAGMF, from the coding sequence ATGCTGTCTGCCGAGGTGCAGAGCTATCGGCTGTCACCGGCCGAGTCGGACGAGTTGAACCATCTGGGCATCGAGGTGTCCCGGCTGCTGACCGATCGGCGACCCGAGATCCGCGGGTACGTCGCCAAGCTGCCTGACGACTTCGCCCAGGCGCTGCAGGACTTCGCCGCGTCGCCGCACTCGGGCGGGGTGCTGCTGATCCGCGGTGTCGGGGTGGGTGCGGTGCCGGACACGCCCACCACGTACTCCTCGATGGTGCTCGGCGAGCACGTCACCTCGGGGGTGCTCGCGCTGGTCGCGGACGCGCTCGGCTCGCTGGTCGGTTACCAGGACGAGAAGTCCGGTGCGCTGGTGCACGAGGTCCATCCGGTGCCCGGCGAGGAGCACAAGCTGGAGAACAGCGGCTCGATCACCGCCCTGGGCTTCCACACCGAGAACGCCCACCACCCGCTGCGGCCGGACTTCCTCGCGCTGCTCTGCCTGCGCGCCGACCACCTCGGCAAGGCCGCCACCCGGGTCGCGTCCATCCAGGACGCGGTGACCGTCCTGGACCCGGCCGTCCTGGAGCTGCTGCGCAGCCCGATCTTCTACAGCCGGTACCCGACCTCGTTCACCCGGGGCCGGACCGGCGCCGTGCGGTCCGGCCCGCACCCGGTGATCTTCGGGCCCGAGGACCGGCCGTGGATGCGGTTCGACTCCGACAACACCGAGGCCGACCTGCCGGCGGGCGTCGAGGCGCTGGCCCGGCTCGGCGGCGCGCTGGCCGAGGTCACCGTCGACGTCCCGATGACGCCGGGCGACCTGGTGATCCTGGACAACTACGTGGTGGCGCACGGCCGGACCTCGTTCGTGCCCCGGTACGACGGGCGGGACCGCTGGCTGCGCCGGGTCTACTCACTGCGATCCGTCCCGCGCTGGGCGCCGGCCGTGATGACCGAGCCGCGCGTGCTCCCGGCGCTCACCACCCTCGCCGGAATGTTCTGA